The following coding sequences lie in one Methylotuvimicrobium alcaliphilum 20Z genomic window:
- a CDS encoding DUF2760 domain-containing protein — MNTTYTIDLTLKPTTFDLWHVCLAGTVALLAILLIVLLIVMLIGIARGRKKLLEEALRKSAASLAETVKIPEPEVKVVEKIVEVEKVVQAPAPEPVVLKEATPDAALQLLSLLQKEARFIDFIKEDITAYNDADIGVAARVVHEGCNKAINEHFKLVAVHEGQEGNKVTLPKGFDAASIRLTGNIVGEAPFTGTLIHRGWQAAEIRLPKLTAGHNAKIIAPAEVEL, encoded by the coding sequence ATGAATACGACCTATACGATAGATTTAACCCTAAAGCCGACAACCTTCGATTTATGGCATGTTTGTTTGGCGGGAACGGTGGCTTTATTAGCGATTTTGCTGATCGTGTTGTTGATAGTCATGTTGATCGGAATCGCCAGAGGTAGAAAAAAACTGCTTGAGGAAGCCTTACGCAAGTCTGCCGCCTCGTTGGCCGAAACCGTCAAGATACCCGAGCCTGAAGTCAAAGTCGTCGAGAAGATCGTCGAAGTCGAAAAAGTCGTTCAAGCGCCGGCGCCGGAGCCGGTCGTATTAAAAGAAGCAACGCCGGATGCGGCTTTACAATTGTTGAGTTTATTACAAAAAGAAGCCCGCTTCATCGACTTCATTAAAGAAGATATTACCGCTTACAATGACGCCGATATCGGTGTGGCCGCAAGGGTTGTTCATGAAGGCTGCAATAAGGCGATCAACGAACATTTTAAACTCGTGGCCGTCCATGAAGGTCAAGAAGGAAATAAAGTGACTTTGCCAAAAGGATTCGATGCCGCGTCGATTAGATTGACCGGCAACATTGTCGGCGAAGCGCCGTTTACCGGAACTTTGATTCATAGAGGTTGGCAAGCGGCCGAAATACGTCTCCCTAAATTGACTGCGGGGCATAATGCCAAGATTATCGCACCGGCCGAGGTAGAATTATGA
- a CDS encoding Hsp70 family protein: MTNESTGPRFSVGIDLGTTHCVLSYVDLSQSDEDGHAQEVMAIPQLTSPGAVEELMQLPSFLYQAHHSELAEGSTALPWTSKPEFLVGEIARSLGSKAPIRLVSSAKSWLCHAGVDCKAPILPAEAPEEVERVSPFQATVAYLQHIRDAWTQQHPDAPLASQDLTITVPASFDPAARELTVEAARFLGLEQALLLEEPQSALYSWIERSNGEWRKQTEVGDIILVIDIGGGTTDLSLIAVTEQDGNLELTRVAVGDHILLGGDNMDLALAYTVKAKLEKDGKRLESWQIQALTHGCREAKEKIFNDPSLDVMPLVVPNRGSSLIGGSLRTELTRDEINNVLIEGFFPRVSAADRPISRPRGGLRTAGLPYAQDAGITRHLSAFLAKQLNATDDLKDINLPEHASFLHPTAVLFNGGVLKAVPLAERLMEVLNSWLTGEQAPEARLLEGADLDLAVARGAAYYGYVRKGKGVRIKGGTAASYYVGIESAMPAVPGMPPEIEALCIAPFGMEEGTEATLPDDEFGLVIGEPVRFRFFSSNTRREDQVGTRLEYWIDEELEELDEIEITLPEEGRRVGEVVPVHLTSAVTEVGTLELHAVSRQDDKRWKVEFDVRAGEED; encoded by the coding sequence ATGACGAATGAAAGTACAGGGCCTCGTTTTTCGGTTGGGATAGACTTAGGCACGACGCATTGCGTGTTGTCTTATGTCGATTTAAGTCAAAGCGATGAAGATGGTCATGCTCAAGAAGTCATGGCGATACCTCAGTTAACTTCGCCGGGTGCGGTCGAGGAATTGATGCAGTTGCCGTCTTTTTTATATCAGGCGCATCATTCCGAATTGGCGGAAGGTTCGACGGCTTTGCCTTGGACCTCGAAACCTGAATTTTTAGTCGGCGAGATCGCTCGCAGTTTAGGGAGTAAAGCCCCGATTCGGCTGGTTTCTAGTGCGAAAAGTTGGCTGTGCCATGCCGGAGTCGATTGTAAGGCGCCAATTTTGCCGGCTGAGGCGCCTGAAGAAGTCGAGCGGGTTTCGCCTTTTCAAGCGACCGTCGCCTATTTACAGCACATACGCGATGCCTGGACGCAACAGCACCCCGATGCGCCGTTGGCTAGTCAAGACTTGACAATTACGGTGCCGGCGTCGTTCGATCCTGCGGCTCGCGAATTGACTGTCGAAGCGGCACGTTTTCTCGGTTTGGAACAAGCACTCTTGCTCGAAGAGCCACAATCGGCATTGTATAGCTGGATCGAAAGAAGTAACGGAGAATGGCGAAAGCAAACTGAGGTCGGCGATATTATATTGGTAATCGATATCGGCGGCGGTACGACCGACTTGTCCTTGATCGCGGTTACCGAACAGGACGGAAATTTGGAACTCACGCGAGTCGCGGTCGGAGACCATATCTTGCTCGGCGGCGACAATATGGATCTGGCCTTGGCTTATACCGTCAAAGCCAAGCTCGAAAAGGACGGAAAGCGTTTGGAGTCCTGGCAAATTCAAGCCTTGACCCATGGCTGCCGCGAAGCGAAAGAAAAGATTTTCAACGATCCCTCGTTGGATGTGATGCCTTTGGTCGTTCCGAATCGTGGTTCGTCGTTAATCGGCGGTTCGTTGCGTACCGAATTGACGCGCGATGAAATCAATAATGTGTTGATAGAAGGCTTCTTTCCGCGAGTCTCTGCCGCCGACCGTCCGATCAGCCGTCCTCGTGGCGGGCTGCGTACGGCGGGCTTACCTTATGCGCAGGATGCCGGTATCACACGGCATTTGTCGGCGTTTTTGGCCAAACAACTTAACGCAACCGACGACTTAAAAGATATCAATCTGCCAGAGCATGCATCGTTTTTACATCCGACTGCTGTGTTGTTCAATGGCGGCGTACTAAAAGCCGTGCCCCTGGCCGAGCGCTTGATGGAGGTTCTAAACAGCTGGTTGACTGGAGAGCAAGCGCCCGAAGCGCGCTTGCTAGAAGGTGCCGATCTCGATCTAGCGGTCGCGCGCGGAGCCGCCTATTATGGTTATGTGCGCAAAGGTAAAGGCGTTCGGATCAAAGGCGGCACGGCGGCTTCTTATTATGTCGGTATTGAAAGCGCAATGCCTGCGGTGCCGGGTATGCCGCCCGAGATCGAAGCGCTGTGTATCGCACCGTTCGGCATGGAAGAAGGCACTGAAGCAACATTGCCCGATGACGAATTCGGATTAGTCATCGGCGAACCTGTACGATTCCGTTTTTTCAGCTCGAATACACGCCGCGAGGACCAAGTCGGTACCCGGTTGGAGTATTGGATCGATGAAGAGCTCGAAGAGTTGGATGAAATCGAGATTACTTTGCCTGAAGAAGGAAGAAGAGTCGGGGAGGTTGTTCCGGTGCATCTAACTTCGGCCGTGACCGAAGTCGGTACCCTCGAATTGCATGCGGTCTCGCGTCAAGACGACAAGCGTTGGAAAGTGGAGTTCGACGTTCGGGCCGGCGAAGAGGATTGA
- a CDS encoding Hsp70 family protein, with product MQKQNPQFLVGIDLGTTHTVVAYAHADPTASEIRIFDIEQLVSPGEVAARPLLPSVRYHPAEGELSEADLAFLPTEDKAVIGEAARVLGAKTQGRFVTSAKSWLSHPSIDHTADVLPWGSSDDISKVSPLEASASYLAHIRSVWRHKFPDAPLEDQDIVITVPASFDEGARSLTIEAAKLAGLMQVKLLEEPQAVCYDWLRRHDGRIKQELADVRLLLVCDVGGGTTDLTLIKVEPAEPEPKLTRIGVGDHLMLGGDNIDLALAHLAEQRIIGGGKRLSAADMSQLIEQCRIVKEKLLADEAPEQLGVTLLGGGSKLIGGTRSAMLTRDEVRSIALDGFFPLSGLNDLPDRKRSGVVEFGLPYAAEPAVSKHIAAFLKLHNQAALDALNGEGAVPDALLLNGGVFRSRPLTQRILDLIASWRGGAPKQLENKHPELSVALGAVSYAQARRNKQVRIGGGAARSYFLIVDTERGEQKGVCILPRGSEEGHEVVLQDRQFALRLGQPVRFHLASTTGDTEYKPGELAVINDERFHSLPPLAVALSGDERSLETKQAKPSTSEVTVRLAVMQTEVGTLKIQCVSVQDSSKRWDVEFQIRKKAGAGVQAELPAQFDRAVELVQAVFGSKSKQINPKAVKSLRADLEKLLGSRADWETPLLRGLFGALLDGIKYRKRSENHERVWLSLTGFCLRPGFGYPLDDWRVEQLWKIYDQSIQYVNEAQIWSEWWTLWRRVAGGFDAAKQEKIFDDIAKYLSPASARQPAVAKQLKTRAYDDIVRLAAVLERLSVDKKIQLGEWLLKRLQSPGESEQTWWAVGRIGARIPFHGSSHNIVPPAMASVWLKQVMRVDWKKTPQAGFAATLIARMSGDRSRDIDDALRFEIIEQLKAAKAPTSWIAMVETLKELDEKEEKQIFGEALPPGLKLIG from the coding sequence GTGCAAAAACAAAATCCTCAATTTCTGGTCGGTATCGACCTCGGCACGACGCATACGGTCGTAGCCTACGCGCATGCCGATCCAACAGCCTCCGAAATCCGAATTTTCGACATTGAACAATTGGTCTCTCCGGGTGAAGTCGCGGCGCGGCCGTTGCTGCCGTCGGTGCGTTACCATCCGGCCGAAGGCGAATTGTCCGAGGCAGACTTGGCGTTCTTGCCGACCGAAGACAAGGCTGTAATCGGCGAAGCTGCGCGTGTGCTCGGCGCGAAAACGCAGGGTCGCTTCGTGACCAGCGCGAAAAGCTGGCTGTCGCATCCGTCGATCGATCATACTGCGGACGTTTTGCCATGGGGCAGTAGTGATGACATTTCAAAAGTGTCTCCGCTCGAAGCCAGCGCGAGTTATTTGGCGCATATCCGTAGCGTCTGGCGACACAAATTTCCGGACGCGCCGCTCGAAGATCAGGATATCGTCATAACCGTTCCGGCTTCGTTCGACGAAGGAGCAAGATCTCTGACGATCGAGGCCGCCAAATTGGCTGGGCTCATGCAAGTCAAGTTACTCGAGGAGCCGCAAGCGGTTTGTTACGACTGGCTCCGGCGTCATGACGGCAGGATCAAGCAAGAATTGGCCGACGTGCGTTTGCTGTTGGTTTGCGATGTCGGCGGAGGCACGACCGACTTGACGCTGATCAAGGTCGAGCCGGCCGAACCGGAACCGAAACTGACGCGGATCGGCGTCGGCGACCATTTAATGCTCGGCGGCGATAACATCGATCTGGCACTCGCGCATCTGGCCGAACAACGCATAATAGGCGGCGGTAAGCGTCTGTCGGCGGCGGATATGTCGCAACTAATCGAGCAATGCCGCATCGTCAAGGAAAAGCTCTTGGCCGACGAGGCGCCTGAACAACTCGGCGTCACGCTGCTCGGCGGCGGCTCGAAATTGATCGGCGGCACGCGCTCGGCAATGTTGACGCGCGATGAAGTGCGGAGCATCGCGTTGGATGGTTTCTTTCCGTTATCGGGCTTGAACGACTTACCGGACCGTAAGCGCAGCGGAGTCGTCGAATTCGGCCTGCCTTATGCGGCGGAACCGGCGGTCAGCAAACATATCGCAGCGTTTTTGAAATTGCATAACCAAGCCGCGCTCGATGCTTTGAACGGCGAGGGTGCCGTGCCGGATGCCTTGTTGCTGAACGGCGGCGTGTTTCGTAGCCGCCCGCTGACCCAGCGGATTCTCGATTTGATTGCATCCTGGCGAGGTGGTGCGCCGAAGCAGCTCGAAAACAAGCATCCGGAATTGTCGGTTGCGTTGGGTGCGGTTAGCTACGCGCAGGCAAGGCGAAATAAACAAGTCCGTATCGGTGGCGGTGCGGCGCGCAGTTATTTCTTGATTGTCGATACCGAACGCGGCGAACAGAAAGGTGTCTGTATCTTGCCGCGCGGCAGCGAGGAGGGGCACGAGGTTGTCTTACAAGATCGACAATTCGCGTTGCGATTGGGGCAGCCTGTGCGCTTCCATCTGGCTTCGACAACGGGCGACACTGAATATAAGCCAGGCGAGTTGGCTGTGATCAACGATGAGCGTTTTCATTCGCTGCCGCCGCTGGCGGTCGCGTTGTCAGGAGACGAGAGGTCGCTCGAAACCAAACAAGCAAAACCGTCTACTTCCGAAGTGACTGTTCGATTAGCCGTTATGCAAACTGAAGTCGGCACGCTTAAGATTCAGTGCGTTTCGGTGCAAGACTCAAGCAAGCGTTGGGACGTTGAATTTCAAATCCGCAAAAAAGCGGGCGCGGGCGTTCAGGCCGAATTGCCGGCGCAATTCGACAGGGCGGTCGAGTTGGTGCAGGCTGTGTTCGGTTCCAAGTCCAAACAAATTAATCCGAAAGCAGTCAAAAGTTTGCGTGCCGATCTCGAAAAACTACTTGGCTCTCGCGCCGACTGGGAGACGCCGTTATTGCGAGGCTTGTTCGGCGCTTTGCTCGACGGCATCAAATACCGCAAACGTTCCGAAAATCACGAACGGGTTTGGTTGAGCCTGACCGGTTTCTGTCTGCGTCCCGGCTTCGGTTATCCGCTCGATGATTGGCGCGTCGAACAATTATGGAAGATTTACGATCAATCGATTCAATACGTCAATGAAGCGCAAATATGGAGCGAGTGGTGGACGCTCTGGCGGCGTGTCGCCGGCGGTTTCGATGCGGCCAAACAGGAAAAGATTTTCGACGATATCGCTAAGTATTTGAGTCCGGCATCGGCGCGACAACCGGCCGTTGCGAAACAGCTCAAGACACGAGCTTATGACGACATCGTGCGCCTTGCTGCCGTGCTCGAACGTTTGTCGGTCGATAAAAAAATTCAACTCGGCGAATGGTTGTTGAAACGTTTGCAAAGTCCGGGCGAGTCCGAGCAAACCTGGTGGGCGGTCGGCCGAATCGGCGCGAGGATTCCGTTTCACGGTAGTAGTCATAACATCGTACCGCCCGCGATGGCATCCGTCTGGCTGAAACAGGTCATGCGAGTCGACTGGAAAAAAACGCCCCAGGCCGGATTTGCCGCGACGCTGATCGCGCGCATGAGCGGCGATAGAAGTCGTGATATCGACGACGCGTTACGCTTCGAAATCATTGAGCAATTGAAAGCGGCCAAGGCACCGACGTCGTGGATTGCGATGGTCGAAACGCTGAAGGAACTCGACGAAAAAGAAGAGAAACAAATCTTCGGCGAAGCCCTGCCGCCGGGTTTGAAGTTGATTGGTTGA